The genomic region CGGCTGTGATCCGACATCCTTGGCCCTATTCCAGCTGACGTTGGTGCCCCTCGATCCCGCCACCCTCCAGCCCCTGCCGAGCACGCCAGCGCTGAGCGGAGTGCTCGAGACCCTTGCCTTCTTTCGCGATCCTGATTTCGCCCGCTCTCGCTTCGAGCGCTACGGCGATGTGTACGAAACCAGCCTGCTGGGGCAACGGACCGTATTCATTCGCGGTGGCCAGGCGATCGGCGACTTGTTTGCCCAGGGCGATGCGGTTCAGGGCTGGTGGCCCGACAGTGTGCGAGAGCTGCTGGGGCCCCTGTCGTTGGCGAACCGCAACGGCGCCGACCACAAAGCCCGCCGCCGGGTGGTGGGCCAGCTGTTCGCCTCTGCTGCCCTCAAGCGCTATAGCCCGACGATCGTGGCGCTGGTCAACGAGCTCAGCCAGGAGCTGCTCGCTTCAGACGCGCCGGTGGCCCTGGTGCCAAAGCTGCGGCGTTTTGCCTTCAGCGTGATTGCGAGCACGGTGCTGGGGCTAGACCCCATCGATCGCGAGGCCCTGTTCGTAGATTTTGAAACCTGGTGCCAGGGTCTCTTCTCACTTCCCCTGGCGTTGCCCGGCAGCCCCTACGCCCGTGCCCGCCAAGCCCGCCAACGTCTGCTTAAGCGTCTAGGCGCTGTGCTCAAGAAGGCGCAGTCCGCCATGGCATCTGGAGCACCCATCGCCGCCGGCGGCCTTGATCTGCTAGCCGGTGGCCTCGATCAAGCCGGTCTCCCCCTGGGCGACGACGACGTGGCGGAGCAGCTTCTACTGCTGCTGTTTGCCGGCTACGAAACCACCGCCTCCGCCCTGAGCTGCTTGCTTCTGACCCTGCTGCAACACCCAGCCGAGCTGGACTGGCTAAGGGAGGAACTCGACGTCTTGCCGTGGCCGCCGGAGGAGGGGGAGGCTGGGAGCGCCACCGACGCCCTCCGTGCCCCGCGGCTCGATGCGGTCGTGAAGGAGGTGATGCGGCTGACCCCGCCAGTGGGTGGTTTCTTCCGCCGCACCCTGAAGCCCATTGCCCTAGCGGGTGTACTGGTGCCAGCCGATCGGGTGGTGCAGGTGAGCATCGCCGCCAGCCAGCGCCATGGGGCCGATACGGAGGATCTGGCAATCTTCCGCCCGCAGCGGCATTTGGACGGTGACACCACGGTCACCTTGCTGCCTTATGGAGGTGGTGAGCGGGTGTGCCTGGGCAAGGCGCTTGCGGAGCTGGAAATCCGGCTGCTGGCGGTGGGGCTGCTCAAACAGGTGACCTTGGCGCTGGAGGCGGATCAGGACCTGACGCTCAGGGTCATCCCTAGCCCCTCGCCGGCAGATGGCCTGCTAGTTCGCGCTCGTTCCACAGCCAGCTAAGCCTCCAACTTCATCAGCACGGGGGCCTCGGATGGGAACCGTGCTGCTTCTCAAGCCCCTCTGCCGATTTTCCGCAGCCACGTCGGCGAGGACTGCAGGCCAGGCACTGCTGCGGGTCTCCGCTGTTCAGGTCAAAACTTGAGGGGTTGGGCTCACGGGATTGAGGCAAAGTGGCCAGCGGTTAACAATTCTTTGCACTAGGTTTACGGAAAGAGATTTCCACCCTTTGAACGACCTCCTGGCTGCTGTCTACCTGATCTTCTTTGCGCTCATCGCAGGTGGAGCTTTTGCCTTGATGAGTCAGAACCTACGTGGCTCCGCTTCTCTTGCATCCCAAAGAAGTGGCGCCAAGCCAAGGCGCCATCCCGAGGCTCCCGAGCCCGGTGACGAGGTCCTCTACGTCGACTTCAGCCGGGAGCGGCTGGAGGAGCTCTATCAACAGGCGTCGTAAGCCATCAGCTCACCACACGACTTCTCCAGCCCAGCCGCCACTACTGCGGAAGGGCTTGAGGAAATCAACTCGCAGTACCTCGCTGTGGAGCTGGTGATGGTGAATCACATCCACCGGCGCACGGCTCTTGTGATTCCTGTTGAGCTGTTTATGCAGCTTGAGCAGTTGCAGCCACTGGAAGGTCAGGTCTTGAGCCTGGTCAGAGAACATGAACTGTTTGCTGGATCCATTTGGGGCACCCGTCTGGGCAGCCATAACCCCCTCGCAGATTGACTGCGGGACACGTTGCAGCTCTTGTTCACCAGATAGGGGTGAACACAACAAACCCCGAAACGTTCGGCCTGCATTGCCTGGTTAGGAGAGCCAGCCACGCCCAGTGGCCAGGCGAGAGCATTCCTGTACCGCCTCGATGCAGCGGTGGGCGCGGTGCTTGGCATCGTCCTGCCCCTGGGCTCGCAGTACATATGCCTCCATCGCCTCCGGCGTTTCGATCAGAGCCAGCAGCAAGCAGGCGGCTCACCAGGACGTGCTCCCACAGCTGCTCCCCAGTGGAGCTGGGTGCAAACAGCTCCTGGCGCAGCACCTCCAACAACTGCGGCTTAGGGGCATCAAGCTGACCGGGCCACAGCCGGCGGCTGTTGAGCAGCCCTTCTGCTCTCCCCGCTGGGATCACGGCTGGACGATCCGGCGCGTGCTCCACGCTCCAGCTCAGGCCCGTGCCCGGCCCTCCCACCGTGGTGCGCGCACCACCACTCCGGGCGACGGGGATGTTGAACGAGGCACCTAGCCCGCCCACTGAGATCGAGCTAAGCCCACCCTTGCTGTAGCCGCAGGCCCGCGAAGCGGTAGTTGAAGCGCAGCGGGCCCATGCGGGTGGAGCGTCGAAAGCGGAAGCCCATGGCAATCAGCGGCTCTTGACGCAGTAGTTGCCAGATGAGTAGAACCCCAGCGGGCAGCTGCTCCCCGCTTTCTCGATGGCGCCGAGGGTGTTGCCGCTGGCGCTCGGCACGCAGTAGCCGCCAGA from Cyanobium sp. Tous-M-B4 harbors:
- a CDS encoding cytochrome P450 — its product is MSGVLETLAFFRDPDFARSRFERYGDVYETSLLGQRTVFIRGGQAIGDLFAQGDAVQGWWPDSVRELLGPLSLANRNGADHKARRRVVGQLFASAALKRYSPTIVALVNELSQELLASDAPVALVPKLRRFAFSVIASTVLGLDPIDREALFVDFETWCQGLFSLPLALPGSPYARARQARQRLLKRLGAVLKKAQSAMASGAPIAAGGLDLLAGGLDQAGLPLGDDDVAEQLLLLLFAGYETTASALSCLLLTLLQHPAELDWLREELDVLPWPPEEGEAGSATDALRAPRLDAVVKEVMRLTPPVGGFFRRTLKPIALAGVLVPADRVVQVSIAASQRHGADTEDLAIFRPQRHLDGDTTVTLLPYGGGERVCLGKALAELEIRLLAVGLLKQVTLALEADQDLTLRVIPSPSPADGLLVRARSTAS